The Candidatus Edwardsbacteria bacterium genome has a segment encoding these proteins:
- a CDS encoding UDP-N-acetylmuramoyl-L-alanyl-D-glutamate--2,6-diaminopimelate ligase produces MKTAELIKSCPDQIISRSALPEDMEISGMHYDSRKIEAGNLFFAISGYQSDGNKFVGQALANGAGLVVSENNRISDGIPWIKVANCRRAMALMSAAYLGRPADRLDMIAVTGTAGKTTTTYLLRSIMEEAGRKTGLLGTINYWILDQKFSAPNTTPESLDLQDLLSRMVSAGADTAIMEASSHGIELDRVAGINFSTAVFTNFSQDHLDFHRDMESYLRSKLKLFQNLWGGAAAVINRDDPAAGRVREAVKTKILTFGIDSQADVMADEISSTPQGSKFRLRTGDRSAEVNLAIAGRHNIYNALAAAAGALSRGLPLEEIKTGLEKVDRVAGRFEPVNLGQDFSVIVDYAHTSQELEHLLNAARELNPRRIITVFGCGGDRDRSKRPLMGRAVAKNSDIVVLTSDNPRTEDPDRIINDVLPGLSGREYILFPDRKEAIYKSIELARKGDMVIIAGKGHEDYQILGSAKIHFDDREVAGEALKQRLGV; encoded by the coding sequence ATGAAGACGGCCGAGCTCATAAAATCCTGCCCCGATCAGATCATCTCCCGGTCAGCCCTGCCGGAGGATATGGAGATCAGCGGAATGCATTATGATTCCCGGAAGATAGAGGCGGGAAATCTGTTCTTCGCCATCTCCGGCTATCAATCCGACGGCAATAAGTTCGTGGGGCAGGCCCTGGCCAACGGGGCCGGCCTGGTCGTCAGCGAGAACAACAGAATATCGGACGGCATCCCCTGGATCAAGGTGGCCAATTGCCGCCGGGCCATGGCCCTGATGTCGGCCGCTTATCTGGGCCGGCCGGCGGACCGGCTGGACATGATCGCGGTGACCGGCACCGCCGGGAAGACCACCACCACCTACCTGCTGCGCTCCATCATGGAAGAGGCCGGCAGGAAGACCGGCCTTCTGGGCACCATCAACTACTGGATACTGGACCAAAAATTCTCGGCCCCCAACACCACCCCGGAATCGTTGGACCTCCAGGATCTGCTGTCCCGGATGGTCAGCGCCGGGGCCGATACCGCCATCATGGAGGCCTCCTCGCACGGCATCGAGCTGGACCGGGTGGCCGGCATAAATTTTTCCACCGCGGTGTTCACCAATTTCTCCCAGGACCATCTGGATTTCCACCGGGATATGGAAAGCTACCTGAGGTCAAAACTGAAGCTTTTCCAGAACCTGTGGGGAGGGGCTGCGGCGGTGATCAACCGGGACGATCCGGCGGCCGGCCGGGTGCGGGAAGCGGTCAAGACCAAAATCCTGACCTTCGGAATAGACAGCCAGGCTGATGTCATGGCTGATGAAATCAGCAGCACTCCCCAGGGATCAAAGTTTAGATTAAGAACCGGCGATCGGTCGGCAGAAGTAAACCTGGCTATAGCCGGCCGGCACAATATCTATAACGCCCTGGCGGCGGCGGCGGGGGCCCTGTCCCGCGGCCTGCCTCTGGAAGAGATCAAAACCGGCCTGGAGAAGGTCGACAGAGTGGCCGGGAGGTTCGAGCCGGTGAACCTGGGCCAGGATTTTTCAGTGATAGTGGATTATGCCCATACCTCTCAGGAATTGGAACACCTCCTGAATGCAGCCCGGGAGCTTAATCCCCGAAGGATCATAACCGTGTTCGGCTGCGGAGGCGACCGCGATCGCAGCAAGCGCCCCCTGATGGGCCGGGCGGTGGCCAAGAATTCCGACATCGTGGTGCTCACCTCGGACAACCCCCGAACCGAGGACCCGGACCGGATCATCAACGATGTTCTGCCCGGCCTGTCCGGCCGGGAATATATCCTGTTCCCCGACCGCAAGGAGGCCATATACAAATCCATCGAACTGGCCCGTAAAGGGGACATGGTGATCATCGCCGGCAAGGGCCACGAGGATTACCAGATTCTGGGCTCCGCCAAGATCCATTTTGACGACCGGGAGGTCGCCGGGGAAGCCCTGAAGCAAAGGCTGGGCGTCTAA
- the murF gene encoding UDP-N-acetylmuramoyl-tripeptide--D-alanyl-D-alanine ligase has product MEGMHLSEIAQAVGGNLSGPDGLAQGVSIDSRTIKPGELFVAIKGPNFDGQGFAAQAVRSGASGIMSSGNIDWKGQKESGLIKVPDTLRALKELAYFYRKKYHPKMIGITGTNGKTSVKEMTAAVLSARYQVLKNQGNLNNQYGIPLSLFRLSGEHQIGVMELGMSALGEIADLCRLVEPEVGIITNVGEGHTLYLKDLPTVGRAKGELLEALPKGGLAVVNGDDANVMSQTARTRAKIIKFGLGDDCHYRAGQITCRPEGTCFMVNGQQVIIRQPGLHNVYNCLAALAAGEALGVDIKSAAERLAGQEPTPMRLEIIQAGRFTIINDAYNANPPSMRAALKVLGSMDASRRKVAILGEMLELGEIEKPRHHDIGVLAAENSDLVVAVGPLGELIHLGASGLKKNSLHYQDNAALIAELGTILKKGDVILVKASRSRHFEEIVNAIKGLS; this is encoded by the coding sequence ATGGAGGGCATGCACCTGTCGGAGATAGCCCAGGCGGTGGGCGGGAACCTTTCCGGCCCGGATGGCCTGGCCCAAGGGGTCAGCATCGACTCCCGCACCATTAAGCCGGGGGAGCTGTTCGTAGCTATAAAGGGACCCAATTTCGACGGACAGGGATTTGCCGCCCAGGCGGTCAGGAGCGGGGCCTCCGGGATCATGTCCTCCGGGAACATAGACTGGAAAGGCCAAAAAGAGTCCGGCCTGATAAAGGTACCCGACACCCTGAGGGCGCTGAAAGAGTTGGCATATTTTTATCGGAAAAAATATCATCCCAAAATGATAGGCATCACCGGCACCAATGGCAAGACCTCGGTCAAGGAGATGACGGCGGCCGTACTTTCGGCCCGATACCAGGTTCTCAAGAATCAGGGGAACCTGAACAACCAGTACGGCATCCCGCTGTCGCTGTTCAGGCTCAGCGGAGAACACCAGATCGGGGTGATGGAGCTGGGGATGAGCGCCCTGGGGGAGATAGCCGATCTGTGCCGCCTGGTGGAGCCGGAGGTCGGGATAATAACCAACGTGGGCGAGGGCCATACCCTGTATCTGAAAGACCTGCCAACGGTGGGCCGGGCCAAGGGCGAATTATTGGAGGCCCTTCCCAAAGGAGGGCTGGCGGTGGTCAACGGCGATGACGCCAACGTGATGTCCCAGACCGCCAGAACCAGAGCCAAAATAATAAAATTCGGGCTGGGCGATGATTGCCATTACAGGGCCGGACAGATAACCTGCCGCCCGGAGGGGACCTGCTTCATGGTGAACGGACAACAGGTCATCATCAGGCAACCGGGACTGCACAATGTTTATAATTGCCTGGCGGCCCTGGCCGCCGGGGAGGCCCTGGGGGTGGATATCAAAAGCGCCGCCGAAAGGCTGGCCGGGCAGGAACCAACCCCCATGCGTCTGGAGATAATACAAGCCGGCAGATTCACCATTATCAACGATGCCTATAATGCCAATCCGCCTTCGATGAGGGCGGCCCTCAAGGTGCTGGGTTCAATGGATGCCTCCCGCCGCAAGGTGGCCATCCTGGGAGAGATGCTGGAGTTGGGTGAGATCGAAAAACCCAGGCACCACGATATCGGGGTTTTGGCGGCAGAGAATTCCGACCTGGTGGTGGCGGTGGGGCCGCTGGGGGAACTCATTCATCTGGGGGCCTCCGGCCTGAAGAAGAACAGCCTCCATTATCAGGACAACGCCGCTTTGATAGCCGAGCTGGGAACCATCTTGAAAAAGGGCGATGTGATTCTGGTAAAGGCCTCCCGCAGCCGGCACTTCGAGGAGATCGTCAACGCCATAAAAGGATTATCATAG
- the mraZ gene encoding division/cell wall cluster transcriptional repressor MraZ, with product MTIFGGTYHHNLDAKGRLNIPAQLRKMISAQANNQLWITRGLKDGCLFVYPNDNWLRKMEELNALPRTEENRNAIRIFSAESFPVEIDSQGRIIVPAQFQKQANLSKEVVIAGVMDKIELWNPSAYEKFLGDNSDNYQELVKQL from the coding sequence ATGACCATTTTCGGGGGAACCTATCATCATAATCTCGATGCCAAGGGCCGGCTCAACATCCCGGCCCAGCTTCGGAAGATGATCTCCGCCCAGGCCAACAATCAGCTGTGGATCACCCGCGGCCTCAAGGACGGCTGCCTGTTCGTCTATCCCAATGATAACTGGCTGAGGAAGATGGAGGAGCTGAACGCCCTGCCCCGCACCGAGGAGAACCGCAATGCCATCAGGATCTTCTCGGCCGAGAGTTTTCCGGTGGAGATAGATTCGCAGGGCCGTATCATCGTCCCCGCCCAGTTCCAGAAGCAGGCCAACCTCAGCAAAGAGGTGGTGATCGCCGGGGTGATGGACAAGATCGAACTGTGGAACCCCTCGGCCTACGAAAAATTCCTGGGCGACAACAGCGACAACTACCAGGAACTGGTCAAACAGCTTTAA
- the murD gene encoding UDP-N-acetylmuramoyl-L-alanine--D-glutamate ligase → MKPDLANKKVSVVGLARSGMAAVRLLKKSGAEVFVSDFKSIAPQGLKELDGMGVAHEAGGHTEKLLDSQMIVISPGVRADIPILLRAAMMGIEVIGEIELAYRAIESRIIAVTGTNGKSTTVSMIGSILKKAGKDVHIGGNLAPGRPLCQLACETRPDSIIVAEVSTFQIETIKTFKPYIGVVTNISPDHLDRHPDFESYARLKGELLKNQDETDHSILNLDDLNVQKYCSGYRGSRLDFSLIDPVENGSWWDGRSLYLTQDKKSRKILDTAELKIPGKHNISNALAATAAASVLDVSWSDMAAGLVSFRGVPHRLEEVATVKGVRYINNSMCTNNDAGISSLRAFDFPLVVIAGGKEKGTDLSGFMTEISKRARAAVLIGEARERLKAELDSLGFSRAVLAGNMSDAVRLASQQAKAGDVVILAPGCASFDMFRDFEDRGEQFKQAVHDLEGR, encoded by the coding sequence ATGAAGCCCGATCTGGCAAATAAGAAAGTTTCGGTGGTCGGCCTGGCCCGCAGCGGGATGGCGGCGGTAAGGCTTTTGAAAAAATCCGGGGCGGAGGTCTTTGTCTCCGATTTCAAAAGCATCGCCCCCCAAGGGCTGAAAGAGTTGGACGGTATGGGCGTGGCCCATGAAGCAGGAGGGCACACCGAAAAACTGCTCGACAGCCAGATGATAGTGATCAGCCCCGGGGTCCGGGCGGATATCCCGATTTTACTGAGGGCCGCCATGATGGGCATCGAAGTGATAGGCGAAATCGAGCTGGCTTATCGGGCCATCGAATCCCGGATCATCGCAGTCACCGGGACCAACGGCAAATCCACCACCGTCTCCATGATCGGCAGCATCCTGAAAAAAGCCGGGAAGGATGTGCATATCGGCGGAAACCTGGCCCCGGGAAGACCCCTGTGCCAGCTGGCCTGCGAAACCAGGCCCGACAGCATCATAGTAGCAGAGGTCAGTACTTTTCAGATAGAGACCATAAAGACCTTCAAACCTTACATCGGGGTGGTGACCAATATCTCCCCGGACCACCTGGACCGGCACCCCGATTTCGAAAGCTATGCCCGGCTCAAAGGGGAGCTGTTGAAAAACCAGGATGAAACCGATCATTCTATTCTAAATCTGGATGATCTCAATGTTCAGAAATATTGCAGCGGGTACCGGGGAAGCAGGCTGGACTTCAGCCTGATAGATCCCGTGGAGAACGGCTCCTGGTGGGACGGCCGAAGCCTCTATTTAACACAGGATAAAAAAAGCCGCAAAATTTTGGATACAGCGGAGCTTAAAATCCCGGGAAAACATAACATCTCCAATGCCCTGGCGGCAACAGCCGCGGCCTCCGTCCTGGACGTTTCTTGGTCAGATATGGCGGCAGGACTGGTTTCGTTCCGGGGGGTGCCTCATCGCCTGGAGGAGGTGGCCACGGTAAAAGGTGTTCGCTACATAAACAACTCCATGTGCACCAATAATGATGCCGGGATAAGCTCTTTGCGGGCCTTTGATTTTCCCCTGGTGGTGATAGCCGGCGGCAAGGAGAAAGGGACCGACCTCTCCGGGTTCATGACCGAGATCTCTAAGCGGGCCCGGGCGGCGGTGCTGATAGGCGAGGCCCGGGAGAGGCTGAAAGCCGAGCTGGATTCCCTGGGCTTCAGCCGGGCTGTTTTGGCCGGCAACATGTCCGATGCCGTCAGGCTGGCATCCCAACAGGCTAAAGCCGGCGATGTGGTGATACTGGCGCCGGGCTGCGCCAGCTTCGATATGTTCAGGGATTTTGAGGACCGGGGGGAGCAGTTCAAACAGGCGGTTCATGATTTGGAGGGCCGATGA
- the rsmH gene encoding 16S rRNA (cytosine(1402)-N(4))-methyltransferase RsmH, which translates to MLQSFLHRPVLLNQSIDHLAVQPGRNYLDGTLGGGGHSKRILEKSSPDGKLIGLDRDPAALKAARENMKIYGDRVLFFERNFSELAEVMADISFDIHGVLLDLGVSSPQIDRQERGFSFQADGPLDMRMGNSTLTAENIINQYGPEELKRIFLEYGQERFSGRIARAIAKAREISRITTTGQLASIIKSTRPEMPTKTLSRIFQAIRIEVNDELGSLKKGLQAALDILAPGGRLVVLTYHSLEDGMVKDLFRQAADPCTCPKGLPFCACGRKPAIKILNRKPVLPEDEEVLQNPRARSAHLRTAEKL; encoded by the coding sequence ATGCTCCAGTCATTCCTACATCGACCGGTTCTTTTAAACCAAAGCATAGATCATCTGGCCGTCCAGCCGGGAAGGAACTATTTGGACGGGACCCTGGGCGGAGGCGGACACAGCAAAAGAATATTGGAGAAAAGTTCGCCGGACGGAAAACTCATCGGATTGGACCGCGACCCCGCGGCCCTGAAGGCGGCCCGGGAAAATATGAAAATCTACGGTGACCGGGTTTTGTTCTTTGAGAGAAATTTTTCGGAGCTGGCGGAGGTCATGGCCGACATCTCCTTTGACATCCACGGGGTGCTGCTGGACCTGGGCGTCTCCTCTCCCCAGATCGACCGGCAGGAGCGGGGTTTCTCCTTCCAGGCGGACGGTCCGCTGGACATGCGGATGGGAAATTCTACCCTGACGGCAGAAAATATCATAAACCAGTATGGTCCCGAAGAACTCAAGAGAATATTCCTGGAGTACGGACAGGAAAGGTTTTCCGGCAGGATAGCCAGGGCCATCGCCAAAGCCAGGGAGATATCCCGAATAACCACCACCGGACAACTGGCGTCAATCATCAAGAGCACCCGGCCTGAGATGCCCACCAAGACACTTTCCCGCATATTTCAGGCCATAAGGATAGAGGTCAACGACGAACTGGGCTCCTTGAAAAAAGGCCTGCAGGCGGCGCTGGACATACTGGCCCCGGGCGGAAGGCTGGTGGTGCTGACCTACCATTCGCTGGAGGACGGAATGGTCAAGGATCTTTTCCGCCAGGCGGCCGATCCCTGCACCTGCCCCAAAGGATTGCCTTTCTGCGCCTGCGGCAGGAAGCCGGCGATAAAAATACTTAACCGCAAGCCGGTATTGCCGGAGGATGAAGAGGTCCTCCAGAATCCCAGGGCCCGAAGCGCCCATCTTAGAACCGCGGAAAAATTATGA
- the mraY gene encoding phospho-N-acetylmuramoyl-pentapeptide-transferase, whose protein sequence is MLYLLLYPLADKIHFFNLFRYITFRSAYALVTALLISFLIGPYMIRWLKKLGIGDTGREDAPDHHRKKAGTPTMGGLIILAAIMIPVLLWADLSNRYIQIASLATLCLGAIGFSDDYLKVIKKQPKGLVGRKKLAGQIILSLVIGAILVIYPLNPEFATKTNFLFFKNIFVDLAWWLFIPFVVVVIVGTSNAVNLTDGLDGLAIGVVLFAAAAYAVMCYFAGNYKLASYLNIIFMKGSGELTVFCASMVGAALGFLWYNAHPAEIMMGDTGSLALGGAIGTTAVLIKQEILLLIVGGVFVMEALSVILQVASFKLTGKRIFKMAPIHHHFTLQGWSEEKIVTRFWIIALICALVALSTLKIR, encoded by the coding sequence ATGCTGTATCTGCTGTTATACCCATTGGCCGATAAGATCCACTTCTTCAATTTGTTCCGCTACATCACTTTCCGCTCGGCCTATGCCCTGGTGACGGCCTTGCTGATATCCTTTCTGATCGGGCCCTACATGATCCGGTGGCTTAAAAAACTCGGCATTGGCGACACCGGACGGGAGGATGCCCCGGACCATCATAGAAAAAAGGCCGGCACCCCCACCATGGGCGGGCTGATAATCCTGGCGGCCATAATGATCCCGGTGCTGCTGTGGGCCGACCTGAGCAACCGTTACATCCAGATAGCCTCTCTGGCCACCCTGTGCCTGGGGGCCATCGGTTTCAGCGACGATTATCTGAAAGTTATCAAGAAACAGCCCAAGGGCCTGGTGGGCAGGAAAAAGCTGGCGGGACAGATCATCCTGTCCCTGGTGATAGGGGCCATCCTGGTCATCTATCCTCTGAACCCGGAGTTCGCCACCAAGACCAATTTTCTGTTCTTTAAAAACATCTTCGTCGATCTGGCCTGGTGGTTGTTCATTCCCTTTGTGGTGGTGGTCATCGTGGGGACCTCCAATGCCGTCAACCTTACCGACGGGCTGGACGGCCTGGCCATCGGAGTGGTGCTGTTCGCCGCTGCGGCCTATGCCGTGATGTGTTATTTTGCCGGGAATTACAAGCTGGCCAGTTACCTCAACATCATCTTCATGAAGGGATCGGGGGAGCTGACCGTATTCTGCGCCTCCATGGTCGGGGCGGCGCTGGGCTTTTTGTGGTACAACGCCCACCCGGCCGAGATCATGATGGGCGACACCGGCTCACTGGCCCTGGGCGGGGCCATAGGAACCACCGCCGTGCTGATAAAACAGGAGATACTGCTGTTGATCGTGGGCGGGGTATTCGTGATGGAGGCCCTGTCGGTGATCCTGCAGGTGGCCTCCTTCAAGCTGACCGGCAAGCGGATCTTCAAAATGGCCCCCATTCATCATCATTTTACCCTGCAGGGCTGGAGCGAGGAAAAGATAGTCACCCGATTCTGGATAATAGCACTGATCTGCGCCCTGGTGGCCCTGAGCACCCTGAAGATAAGATAG
- a CDS encoding cell division protein FtsL produces MSRYLHRGEYQPGRNKTGWLIAAIFLAFFAVLFCYVWQKIYLARQVAAIEYYQEANRRTSDRVKMLTVEKQQLSFRGRIEQVAMGGLGLAYPEKQQIVAIIQPPRGRDEAGWSSNLAGIFNPASTAWGQQ; encoded by the coding sequence ATGAGCAGATACTTACATAGAGGCGAATACCAGCCGGGCCGGAACAAGACCGGCTGGCTGATCGCGGCCATCTTCCTGGCCTTCTTTGCCGTGTTGTTCTGCTATGTATGGCAGAAGATATATCTGGCCCGGCAGGTGGCGGCCATAGAATATTACCAGGAGGCCAACCGCAGGACCTCCGACCGGGTGAAGATGCTGACGGTGGAAAAACAGCAGTTGTCATTCCGGGGCAGGATAGAGCAGGTGGCGATGGGCGGTCTGGGGCTGGCCTATCCCGAGAAGCAGCAGATCGTGGCCATCATCCAGCCGCCCAGGGGACGGGATGAAGCCGGTTGGTCCTCCAACCTGGCCGGGATCTTCAATCCGGCATCAACCGCGTGGGGGCAGCAATGA
- a CDS encoding putative peptidoglycan glycosyltransferase FtsW has product MNSRGGEIDHHLLVAVLVLTGFGLIMSFSAGGFMSGSSAKFSNDSLFFFKRELIRVALALVFFLVALNINYRKLRSLIVPFFVVMLGVMLLTLVLAQAVRGSRSWIMGIQPVEIARIALVLFLADLIDKKGDDFKKVKAGYIPGVAVVVLLAGIIALQPDFGSAMALALLGYTMLFLGGANLLAWAGGLGLASVAFVAAALTKQHVLGRLTGFWWGLTRPEELSALIESSSGHIKNTLVQTHQSLLGIGSGGFFGVGLGQSRQKFLFVSEAHTDFIFSIIGEEGGLLFAGIILLVFLVILWRGIKLSLQLSDRFESLTVLGLSCGIFIYAVINISVALGIFPITGLPLPFLSYGGSALLANAVSVGLILNISKHRGEKSGQTFIRKNNGVSDSRWRDGRSSLSWSGRSRRR; this is encoded by the coding sequence ATGAACAGCAGGGGCGGAGAAATTGATCACCACCTATTGGTGGCGGTGCTGGTGCTGACCGGGTTCGGGCTGATCATGAGCTTCAGCGCCGGTGGCTTCATGTCCGGCAGTTCGGCCAAATTCTCCAATGACAGCCTGTTCTTTTTCAAGCGGGAGCTGATAAGGGTGGCCTTGGCGCTGGTATTTTTCCTGGTGGCTCTCAATATCAATTACCGGAAATTAAGAAGCCTGATAGTGCCATTCTTCGTTGTGATGCTGGGGGTGATGCTTCTGACCCTGGTTCTGGCCCAGGCGGTCAGGGGATCCCGCAGCTGGATAATGGGGATACAGCCGGTGGAGATTGCCAGGATCGCCCTGGTGTTGTTTCTGGCCGATCTCATAGACAAAAAGGGCGATGATTTTAAAAAAGTTAAGGCGGGATATATTCCGGGGGTGGCGGTGGTGGTGTTGCTGGCCGGAATCATTGCCCTGCAGCCGGATTTCGGGAGCGCTATGGCCCTGGCGCTTCTGGGCTATACCATGCTGTTCCTGGGCGGAGCCAACCTGCTGGCCTGGGCGGGCGGGCTGGGCCTGGCCTCGGTGGCATTTGTGGCCGCGGCCCTGACCAAACAGCATGTGCTGGGCCGGCTGACCGGATTCTGGTGGGGGCTGACCAGGCCCGAGGAATTGTCGGCCCTGATCGAATCCTCCTCGGGGCACATCAAAAACACCCTGGTGCAGACCCATCAGTCCCTCCTGGGGATCGGTTCCGGCGGGTTTTTCGGGGTGGGGCTGGGACAGAGCCGGCAGAAGTTTTTGTTCGTCAGCGAGGCCCATACCGATTTCATCTTCTCCATCATCGGGGAGGAGGGCGGACTGCTGTTCGCCGGGATAATCCTGCTGGTCTTTCTGGTCATCCTGTGGCGGGGGATCAAGCTCTCTCTGCAGCTTAGCGACCGGTTCGAGTCCCTGACGGTTCTGGGGTTGAGCTGCGGAATATTCATCTATGCGGTCATCAACATCAGCGTGGCGCTGGGGATCTTCCCCATCACCGGCCTGCCCCTGCCTTTCTTGAGCTACGGGGGATCGGCCCTGCTGGCCAATGCGGTGTCGGTGGGCCTGATATTGAACATCTCGAAGCACCGGGGGGAGAAGTCCGGACAAACCTTTATCAGGAAGAACAATGGAGTTAGCGATAGCCGGTGGAGGGACGGGAGGTCATCTCTATCCTGGTCTGGCCGTAGCCGCCGCCGTTAA
- a CDS encoding STAS domain-containing protein — protein sequence MRIQVLPAGQNATKLEVNGMINLQGFFQIEEAILKVIKRNCFRVEMDMSQVKHMDYRGVEILLKRAERLRSYGGDLILSGLSPYLVNILRMAGAAESFEILDNDAAAQGDLFKRQENPDQENPPLSAVA from the coding sequence ATGAGGATTCAGGTTTTACCGGCCGGACAGAACGCTACCAAGCTAGAGGTCAACGGGATGATCAATCTCCAGGGTTTTTTCCAGATCGAGGAAGCTATTTTGAAGGTGATCAAGAGGAACTGCTTCAGGGTGGAGATGGATATGTCCCAGGTAAAACACATGGATTACCGGGGAGTGGAGATTCTTTTAAAGCGGGCCGAACGTCTGCGCAGCTATGGCGGCGACCTGATCCTGAGCGGCCTGTCCCCCTACCTGGTGAACATTCTGCGGATGGCCGGGGCGGCCGAATCCTTCGAGATCCTGGACAACGATGCCGCCGCCCAGGGCGACCTTTTCAAACGCCAGGAGAATCCGGACCAGGAGAATCCCCCGTTGTCGGCCGTGGCTTGA
- a CDS encoding penicillin-binding protein 2, translating into MFGRLVWLQAVRGGHYKYLAQKQHQQRIGILPERGRIYDRCGRPLALSFDGRRSYPYGSMGAQLLGFIGDDGRGLEGMELLYDDLLRGQSGWAIRQRDATGRTHATLEYASSPAKAGHSVFLTIDAEYQAIADQELDRGAKSARAASGAVVISDPGTGEILAIASYPPFDPNRFNSYGRETYINRAVLEQFEPGSTFKIITMAAAVEEGVTGPEDIIDGEKGLFSIGGYKIGEAEKHKYGPITASEAIVHSSNICLVKVGQELGKEKLYQYARSFGFGCKTGIEFPGETEGVMERPDKWSVIQGANISFGQGLSVNAIQLTAAYAAIANGGFLVKPRLLKGYGESSEAVPGSQPADTLRRVISRETSRKLVAMLEQCVENGTGQPAAINGWKIAGKTGTAQKKAQGRKGYDRDKYIASFIGFIPAESPRLVVTVIINEPHGRVYGGQVAAPVCRSIMKRIISLPGGFAQDLMANNGGINTKL; encoded by the coding sequence ATGTTTGGCCGTTTGGTCTGGCTGCAGGCAGTCAGGGGCGGCCATTATAAATATCTGGCCCAAAAACAGCACCAGCAGAGGATAGGGATCCTGCCGGAACGGGGGAGGATATATGATCGCTGCGGCCGGCCATTGGCACTGTCCTTTGATGGCCGGCGTTCCTATCCCTATGGTTCGATGGGGGCCCAGCTGCTGGGGTTCATCGGAGACGACGGCCGGGGCCTGGAGGGAATGGAGCTGCTGTACGACGATCTGCTGAGGGGGCAGAGCGGCTGGGCCATCAGGCAGCGAGACGCCACCGGCCGGACCCACGCCACCTTGGAATATGCCTCGTCCCCGGCCAAGGCCGGCCACAGCGTTTTCCTGACCATCGATGCCGAATACCAGGCCATAGCCGACCAGGAGCTGGACCGGGGGGCCAAATCAGCCCGGGCCGCCTCTGGCGCAGTGGTGATCTCCGACCCCGGCACCGGCGAGATACTGGCCATTGCCAGTTACCCCCCGTTCGACCCCAACCGCTTCAACAGCTATGGCCGGGAAACGTATATCAACCGGGCGGTGCTGGAGCAGTTCGAGCCCGGCTCCACTTTCAAGATCATCACCATGGCGGCCGCAGTCGAGGAGGGGGTGACCGGACCGGAGGATATCATCGACGGTGAAAAGGGCCTCTTCAGCATCGGCGGATACAAGATCGGCGAGGCCGAGAAGCATAAATACGGCCCGATAACCGCCTCGGAGGCCATCGTCCATTCCAGCAACATCTGCCTGGTCAAGGTCGGCCAGGAATTGGGCAAGGAGAAGCTCTACCAGTACGCCCGTTCCTTCGGCTTCGGATGCAAGACCGGAATTGAGTTCCCCGGGGAGACCGAGGGGGTGATGGAGAGGCCGGATAAATGGTCGGTGATCCAGGGTGCCAACATCAGCTTCGGCCAGGGGCTCTCGGTCAATGCCATTCAGCTGACGGCAGCCTATGCCGCCATCGCCAACGGGGGATTCCTGGTGAAACCGCGGCTGCTTAAGGGGTACGGGGAAAGCAGTGAGGCGGTGCCGGGATCCCAGCCGGCCGATACCCTCCGCCGGGTGATATCCCGGGAGACCTCCAGAAAACTGGTGGCCATGCTGGAGCAGTGCGTGGAGAATGGCACCGGCCAGCCGGCGGCCATCAACGGCTGGAAGATCGCCGGCAAGACCGGCACCGCCCAGAAGAAGGCCCAGGGCCGCAAGGGCTATGACCGGGACAAATATATCGCCTCTTTCATCGGCTTTATCCCGGCGGAGTCCCCCCGGCTGGTGGTGACGGTGATAATCAACGAGCCGCACGGCAGGGTGTATGGCGGCCAGGTGGCGGCGCCCGTCTGCCGCAGCATAATGAAGCGGATCATCAGCCTGCCCGGAGGTTTCGCCCAGGACCTGATGGCCAACAATGGGGGGATAAATACGAAATTGTGA